A portion of the Rhodococcus pseudokoreensis genome contains these proteins:
- a CDS encoding glycine-rich protein codes for MTANLVRSRRRWYTTGICGLAVIGASGLLAPSLAVAAPAALPAGCVQGAGTQVTCTFTSTGSAQSFTVPEGITSLAVTATGGRGGDGGQILGGAAAVATGRLTVAAGDALYIQVGGNGGDGTGRAGYNGGGAGGAGGGGGASDVRTGSGELADRQIVAAGGGGAGDTYIGGAGNLTPTGPDGQAGGGGGGGGGATGATGGVGGNGGSDPHGSPGEAGVGGAAAGASGGGGGGWFGGGGGAVNYGGGGGGGGSSYAPGGTLAAAAADAAPTVIITYGEGSGTGSLGNLFGSS; via the coding sequence TTGACCGCAAATCTCGTTCGATCACGCCGCCGGTGGTACACGACCGGAATATGTGGACTCGCAGTAATCGGCGCCTCGGGGCTGCTCGCCCCCAGTCTGGCGGTTGCCGCGCCGGCCGCGTTGCCTGCCGGCTGCGTGCAAGGCGCCGGCACACAGGTGACCTGCACATTCACCTCTACCGGCAGTGCGCAGTCGTTCACGGTTCCCGAAGGCATTACCAGCTTGGCGGTGACGGCAACGGGCGGACGTGGTGGAGACGGTGGTCAGATTCTCGGCGGCGCCGCGGCCGTCGCGACCGGGCGGTTGACTGTCGCCGCAGGTGACGCGCTGTACATCCAGGTCGGCGGGAACGGCGGTGACGGCACCGGGCGGGCCGGATACAACGGCGGCGGAGCCGGTGGTGCCGGTGGCGGAGGCGGGGCCTCCGACGTTCGCACCGGTTCGGGTGAGCTGGCGGATCGTCAGATCGTCGCGGCAGGCGGCGGCGGTGCGGGCGACACCTACATCGGTGGCGCAGGGAACCTGACTCCGACCGGCCCCGACGGTCAAGCGGGCGGCGGCGGAGGGGGAGGCGGCGGTGCGACCGGCGCCACTGGTGGCGTCGGAGGCAACGGGGGCAGCGACCCCCATGGTTCGCCGGGTGAAGCGGGCGTCGGTGGTGCCGCTGCAGGTGCGAGCGGCGGCGGTGGCGGCGGCTGGTTCGGTGGCGGTGGCGGGGCCGTCAACTACGGCGGTGGCGGTGGCGGCGGTGGCTCGTCGTACGCGCCGGGCGGAACCCTCGCTGCCGCTGCGGCGGACGCGGCCCCGACCGTGATCATCACCTACGGGGAGGGCTCGGGAACCGGATCGCTCGGGAACCTGTTCGGCAGCAGCTGA
- a CDS encoding CarD family transcriptional regulator, producing MTVTKLTTRMFKDLPTDYVQFEVAQTGLSIEIPVAKAEAIGVRNAINNDEVGRVFDILRGPTVDDPSNWSRRFKANQEKLTVGGIFTVSEVIRDLMTRSQEKPLSAGEKRQLEHAMQLVISELVLAMKSDPDETRRRIEAIYESADSTAAVAAV from the coding sequence GTGACCGTCACAAAGCTCACGACCCGGATGTTCAAAGATCTACCCACCGATTACGTGCAGTTCGAAGTCGCTCAGACCGGGCTGTCCATCGAGATCCCCGTCGCGAAAGCCGAGGCCATCGGCGTTCGGAACGCGATCAACAACGATGAAGTCGGTCGAGTCTTCGACATCCTGCGCGGTCCGACGGTCGACGACCCGTCCAACTGGTCTCGCCGGTTCAAGGCCAATCAGGAAAAGCTGACCGTGGGCGGAATCTTCACGGTGAGCGAAGTCATCCGTGATCTGATGACCCGTTCACAGGAAAAGCCCCTGTCGGCCGGCGAGAAGCGGCAGCTCGAGCATGCGATGCAGCTCGTCATTTCCGAACTCGTCCTCGCAATGAAGTCCGACCCGGACGAGACTCGGCGCCGCATCGAAGCTATCTACGAGTCCGCCGACTCCACCGCGGCGGTCGCTGCAGTCTGA
- a CDS encoding TetR family transcriptional regulator, whose product MTRLEVFPVPSDLPVGPLGLRERRREQTNVEISETALTLFESKGVEATTVGEIAQAAGVSQRTFFRYFATKEEAALRDHWAFEAVVASRLDQLDSSLSPRLALETSFADALVTYADSSSTPCRRLLRVNRLIKKEPALRAVLARESVARTAVLVDVVSTTFDCSDLQIRLAVDVSVAILRAALETWVDRSSSDETASLPEIYSSARGLARA is encoded by the coding sequence ATGACCAGACTCGAAGTGTTCCCCGTACCGTCTGACCTGCCTGTTGGCCCTTTAGGGCTGCGGGAGCGGCGACGTGAGCAGACGAACGTGGAGATCAGTGAGACTGCCCTCACACTGTTCGAGAGCAAGGGTGTCGAGGCCACAACCGTCGGGGAAATCGCGCAAGCGGCGGGAGTGTCTCAGCGCACGTTCTTCCGATACTTCGCCACGAAGGAAGAGGCCGCGCTCCGGGACCACTGGGCGTTCGAGGCGGTCGTGGCATCACGGCTCGACCAACTCGACTCGTCCCTCTCTCCGAGGCTCGCATTGGAGACGTCCTTCGCGGACGCGTTGGTGACGTACGCGGACAGTTCGTCGACACCCTGCCGGCGATTGCTGCGGGTGAACAGGCTCATCAAGAAGGAACCGGCTTTGCGTGCTGTGCTGGCGCGCGAGAGTGTGGCGCGGACCGCGGTCCTGGTCGACGTGGTGTCGACGACATTCGACTGCTCCGACCTGCAGATTCGACTGGCCGTCGACGTGTCGGTCGCCATCCTCCGGGCGGCGTTGGAGACGTGGGTGGATCGGTCATCCAGCGACGAGACGGCGAGCCTCCCCGAGATCTATTCCTCGGCAAGGGGACTCGCGCGCGCGTGA
- a CDS encoding secondary thiamine-phosphate synthase enzyme YjbQ — translation MFSTEIEVRTGTEPVVHDLTREIERFLASAGAGDGLLHVWVPHATAGLAVIETGAGSDDDLLRAIDDVLPRDDRWRHRHGSHGHGRDHVLPAFLPPYASVPVFDGALATGTWQSVCLVDTNVDNPVRHVRFSFLAG, via the coding sequence ATGTTCAGTACCGAGATCGAGGTTCGCACCGGCACTGAGCCGGTGGTGCACGACCTGACCCGTGAGATCGAGAGGTTTCTCGCGTCGGCCGGCGCCGGCGATGGCCTGCTGCATGTCTGGGTGCCGCACGCCACCGCAGGACTCGCCGTCATCGAGACCGGAGCCGGGAGCGACGACGACCTGCTGCGTGCGATTGACGACGTGCTTCCCCGCGACGACCGGTGGCGGCACCGCCACGGCAGCCACGGACACGGCCGCGACCACGTGCTGCCGGCATTCCTGCCGCCCTACGCGTCCGTGCCCGTCTTCGACGGTGCGCTCGCGACGGGCACCTGGCAGTCCGTGTGCCTCGTCGACACCAATGTCGACAACCCGGTGCGGCACGTCCGGTTCAGTTTCCTCGCCGGCTGA